One part of the Prunus persica cultivar Lovell chromosome G5, Prunus_persica_NCBIv2, whole genome shotgun sequence genome encodes these proteins:
- the LOC18775816 gene encoding uncharacterized protein LOC18775816 produces the protein MSKPEAETHPELVNNNNNNPCLDLFYNFGEEDVHDPAQMEASCNYVKQVLPLAWSHNSLTALKLVCNLLDGKFNLSAFYTAAFWLHHNHPKTLLCNLGSIFRSFGAFSMSMNIVYHILQEGQEIYKTTPRRGYNRYQLLHKAVKRYKHDRDYQLLHDQVSDILAEIFKSDMEKLKFKEAEEEQNKNNKLKQLSESDNDDRITSAAVNFHYALSNFSRPNPDYNITLLLESIARKCFPPEEYHKLELGGGHGKGKRAKAKYADRVMVKRLKDEVFPSLKKAYFAQGYPPDEASAVETYLEKVKASCCCSGSASKISSSSSLLADALLPHEITGYVHHWNFGRAAELQWKSMVEDVYSKQGKFKNWLAVCDVHPKFMDDEVSLEVSIALGLLLSELSEEPWKGKVIQFSREPQLHSIRGGDDFRYKYEFVRRMTCGVDLDFEKLFDLILQVAVNENLKPDQMIKKVLVLSHADFDRASAAETSWKIDYQAIQSKYKEKGYGDVVPHMVFWTLSKYNPEKPVAPRTQPGVSILNGFSNNLLKHFLNNEGEIGPDYLMELAISDERYQALTVVD, from the coding sequence ATGTCGAAGCCAGAGGCAGAGACACACCCTGAGCttgtcaacaacaacaacaacaacccaTGCCTTGATCTCTTTTACAACTTCGGGGAAGAAGACGTTCACGACCCGGCCCAGATGGAGGCCTCGTGTAATTATGTGAAGCAAGTGCTACCGCTGGCCTGGTCCCACAATTCCCTAACCGCCCTCAAGCTCGTCTGCAACCTACTGGATGGAAAGTTCAATCTCTCTGCCTTCTACACGGCTGCGTTTTGGctccaccacaaccaccccaAGACACTATTGTGCAACCTGGGTTCTATTTTCCGGTCCTTCGGGGCTTTTTCCATGTCAATGAACATTGTGTACCACATCCTTCAAGAAGGCCAAGAAATTTACAAGACTACTCCCCGGCGGGGCTACAACCGTTATCAATTGTTGCACAAGGCTGTTAAGCGGTACAAGCATGACCGCGATTATCAATTGTTGCACGACCAGGTTTCGGATATTTTGGCCGAGATATTCAAGTCTGATatggagaaattgaaattcaagGAGGCGGAGGAGGAgcagaacaaaaacaacaaattgaAGCAATTATCTGAATCTGATAATGACGACAGAATAACCTCGGCCGCAGTCAATTTCCATTATGCCTTGTCAAACTTCTCGAGGCCGAACCCCGACTACAACATCACTCTGCTGCTTGAAAGCATCGCCAGGAAGTGTTTCCCGCCAGAAGAATATCACAAATTAGAATTAGGTGGAGGTCATGGTAAAGGAAAACGGGCCAAGGCCAAATATGCCGACAGGGTCATGGTCAAGCGGCTCAAGGATGAGGTTTTTCCCTCCTTGAAGAAGGCCTACTTTGCCCAGGGTTATCCACCAGACGAGGCCAGTGCTGTTGAGACCTATTTGGAAAAGGTGAAAGCCAGCTGCTGCTGCAGTGGCAGTGCTAGCAAGATTTCGTCCTCCTCGTCCTTGTTGGCGGATGCTCTGCTTCCGCATGAGATCACAGGCTACGTGCACCATTGGAATTTCGGCCGCGCTGCTGAGCTCCAGTGGAAGTCAATGGTGGAGGACGTCTACTCAAAGCAGGGCAAGTTCAAAAACTGGTTGGCTGTATGTGAtgtccaccccaaattcatggACGACGAGGTCTCCTTGGAGGTCTCCATTGCTTTGGGCCTCTTGCTGTCTGAACTGAGTGAAGAGCCATGGAAAGGAAAGGTGATCCAATTCAGTCGTGAGCCTCAGCTACATTCCATACGAGGCGGGGACGATTTTAGGTACAAGTACGAGTTTGTGAGGAGGATGACCTGCGGTGTCGACCTTGATTTTGAGAAGctgtttgatttgattctcCAAGTGGCTGTGAATGAGAACTTGAAGCCGGATCAGATGATCAAGAAGGTGTTAGTGTTGAGTCACGCGGACTTTGATCGTGCCAGTGCGGCCGAAACTTCTTGGAAGATTGATTACCAGGCAATACAGAGCAAGTATAAGGAGAAAGGGTACGGGGATGTTGTGCCACACATGGTGTTTTGGACTTTGTCAAAGTACAACCCGGAGAAGCCGGTGGCGCCTCGTACACAACCGGGGGTGTCCATTCTCAATGGCTTCTCTAACAATCTGCTCAAGCACTTTCTCAACAATGAAGGCGAAATTGGCCCCGACTATCTCATGGAATTAGCTATCTCTGATGAACGTTATCAAGCTCTCACTGTAGTGGACTGA